CTGCAAGCGCATTACCGCCAGCCCTACGCGGCCATCGTGCGCCAGCGCATCCTGCAGCCACTGCGTCTGCGCAATACCTGGCTGGGGCCATCCGGTGTGCCGGCCGCACGTCTGGCCACCGCTTACATCGGCAAGGACGGCGCCCTGCAACGGGAAGACGATATCGCCTGGCCGACCTATGCGCAGGGCCACGCCGGACTGCACACCACCGTCGGCGATCTCGATCGCTTCCTGCAAGCGCTGGCCGCCGGCAAGCTGGTGCGCAGGGCGACGCTGCAGACACTGCTGCAGCCGCAACAGCTCAGCACTGGCCGCGACAGTGGGTTTGTCAGTGGTTGGGAGACGGGAAGAAGCGGCGCCTACCGGCAGATGGGCCACGACGGCGGCACCCGCGTCCGCGCGCGCCTGTTGTTCAAGGACACGTTGGCCGGGGACACCTGGACCTTCGTCTATTTCACCAACGGCAGCGCGCGCAATGTCTGGTCGCGCACGCTGGTGGACAGCACCATGGCGCAGGTAGCGCCGCGACTGTTTCCGCGCGAGACGCTGTCCGAACGCATGTTCACCCACGCCCTCTCCGACGATGGCAGCGACGATGCGGCGCTGAAGACCTGGCTGCGTGACGGCAGCGGCATCACCGCAGACGACCTGGAGCGAGAGCTCAACGGCGCCGGCTATGCCATCCGCGAGAACCTCGGCAATCGCCCGGCGTTGAAGGTGTTCACCCTCAACACCCAGCTCCATCCGCAATCGGCCAACGCCTGGGACAGCCTGGCCGAGTGCCACGCCGCGCTGGGGGATGCGGCAACCGCCGCCGAGCTGTACGCGAAGTCGCGGCAACTGGCCGAGGCAGCGAAGGCGAAGCCACAACCGTAGGACTCTCCACGGAACGGACCGGGATGGCGTCCCGTGCGAAACCAGGGCGACAGGTGGGCACCGACGCGTCCCAGGGAGGCGCCGGTGCCCCTTCGCCTCACGGGGTGAAGTATCCGCTGTCTCGCATGTCTTTCAGGAGCCCCGACTCCCTCGGTTGCCAGCCCATGGCGTCGCGGGTGCGGGCGCTGGAGGTGGGGTTGTCGATGGCGACGAAGGCCGCCATCCAGTCGAAGTGCGCGGGCGCTTCGTCCGCGGTGATGCCACGGACAGGAATGCCCAGCCCCTCACCGAGGGTCCCGGCGATGTCGCGCATCGGGATGCCCTCCTCCGCCGTGGCGTGCAGGGGCGTGCCGGGAGCGGCCTTCTCGAGCGCCAGCCGGAACAGCCTCGCCGCGTCCAGCCGGTGGACCGATGGCCAGCGGTTCGCGCCTTCACCCACGAACGCGGCGAAGCCCTTGCGACGGGCCGTGGCGATCAGCGCGGGCACGAAGCCGTGGTCGCCCGCGCCATGCACGGAGGGCGGAAGCCGCACGACGCTGGCCCGCACGCCGCGACCGGCCGACGCCAGGACGAGCTTCTCCGCCGCGGCGCGAGGGCTCTCAGGCAGCGGCGCGTCTGCCTCCGTGCGGAGCTGGCCGGGCCCGAGCAGCGCGGTGCCGGACGTGGAGACAAAGGGCTTGCCCGAACCCTCCAGCGCGCTGGCCAGGGCCTCGACCGCCCGCCGGTCCGTCTCCGCGGCGGCCACATAGGCGGAGAAGTCGTGGATGAAGGCCGTGTGAATCACCCCATCACACGCCCGGGCCGCGGCGGCCAGCCCCGAGGTATCCGACAGCTCGCCGCGCAGCGCCTCGGCTCCCTCCTTCGCCAGCTTGCTGGCCGCCTCGTCGCTGCGCGCCAGCCCGAGCACCTGATGCCCGTTCGCCAGCAGCTCGCGCACGATCGCCGAGCCGATGAAGCCCGTCGCTCCCGTCAAGAACACCCGCATGACGACCTCCTTGAGTCAGACGTTGGAGATCCCTGGGTACATTTGGAACGGCGCCGGAAAAAGCCGTGGGCTTATACGGGTATACCGACCACCTGGATGCGCCCGGGGCCGCCCGTGCGGTCCCGGCGGATGGGCCTCAGCCCAGGACGAGCGACCGGACCCGCTCCATGTCGTCAGGGGTCACGGGCGTGTAGATGACCAGCCCAAGGTCGGGCTGGTTGTCGACCGCGAAGGACGAATAGTCGAGCGCGAGCGTGCCGACCCGCGGGTGCTCGACGTACTTCGTCCCTTCGCCATGGGCGCTGACGTCATTGTCGAACCACATCGCCGCGAAGTCGGCGCTCGAACGGCACAGCTCGTCCACCAGCGCCCGAGCGTTCTCATGGGCCCCAGCCCGGGCCGTCTCCAGCCGGAACGCCGCCACCGCCAGGCGCGCGTGACTCTCCCAATGCACGGGTCTGGCCCGAACGTGAGGATCGCGGAAGAGCAGGCGCAGGATGTTCCGCTGCCCGGGCGGGAGCGCCGCGTAGTCGGTCAGCACCGCCACCGCGGCGCGGTTCCAGGCGACGACGTCCCATGCGGAGGTCTTGACGTAGGCCGGGCTGAACTCCAGTGAGTCCAGCACCCGCTGGAGCCGCGGCGTGACGCTCCCGGGCTCCTGGTAGCGCACTTCCGGCTGACGGCGCTGGGCCAGGAGGAAGAGGTGTTCGCGCTCGGCGGGGGTCAGCATCAGCGCGCGGGCGACCCGCTCGAGGACGTCCGCCGAGGGGGCTCCGCCCCGGCCCTGTTCGAGCCACGTGTACCAGGTGGCGCTCACATTGGCGCGCTGGGCGACTTCTTCCCGCCGCAGGCCTCGCGTCCGTCTTCGCGTCGAGCCGAAGCCGAAGGCCACCGGATCCAACTTCGCGCGGCGATCCTTCAGGAAGATTCCAAGCAGGTTCTCGTGGGGTGTCGTCATGCTCGGCCGGTTGGTCGCTCCATCGAGGATGTCTGCCATTGTAGAGCCAGGGACGTGTCACAGCAATGCGTCTCATCCCCGCGCTCGGAGGGCATCCGGCCGCTGAACCCGTGGATGAAGGCGCACGGCTTCGACCGTCGTCGAGACCCGTCATTGCAAGAATCCCGGTGGAGACTTCGTTCGGCCCGTGGAGTCGCGGCGGGCCTGCACACGGCGCGTCGCGGTGGAGGCGGAGGGACCGGTGGGTGTGAGGGATTGGGTTGGGAGATGTCAGTCCTCCATGCCAAGGTCCCAGCATGGTCCGTCCTGTTGGCGTCCCGATGCTGTCGACCCTCGTGTTGTTCTCCTTCTTCGCCGGATGTTCGGAGTCCGAGTGCACGGAGGATCGCGATTGTGCATCCCGTGGGCCGGACATCGTCTGCGTCGATTCGCTCTGTGTTCAGTCCTCCATGCCGGACGCGGGGCGCGCGGACAGCGGTGTGCGCGATGCGGGGGAGCAGGGGGACGCCGGTGAGGACGATGCGGGGACCGGTGACGCGGGCGTCGATGACGCAGGGGTGAGCGACGCGGGCGTCAACGATGCAGGGGTGAGCGACGCGGGCGTCAACGATGCAGGGGTGCGCGACGCGGGCACGGATGGAGGGGCTCCCTCGCGGGAGGCTTCGCTGCGCATCACGGAGATCAACCCCTCCGGCCAGCGGGACCTCATCGAACTGGTGGCCATCACCGGCGGGGCGCTGACCAACATCTCCCTCCGGGAGCTGACCAACTCCGGCTTCAGCTTCACCTTCCCCCAGGGTTATTCGGTGGCGGATGGGGCCGTGCTGGTGCTCCACCTTGGAGGCTCCTGCACCGACGCACCCGGTGCTCCGGCCTCTTGTGGCCAGACCGCGCCGTTCAGCGCCCAGGCCTGGGACTTCAGCATGCCGGGCGCGCTGAGCTATTCGGGCAAGGTCTTTGAACTCCTGGCGGCGGATGGCTCGCCCGTCGACGGTGTTCCCTTCGTCAAGGCCTCCGGCGCGATGCCCGATGAAGCGGTCGCCGCGGTCCAGCGGCTGCAAGCGGATCGGGTCTGGGATCCAACCCCCTGCGTCCACAATCCACAGACGGGCTTCGCCAAGGACCTCTACTGCCGCAACATCGCGGCGGATTGGTCCGGTCTGGGCGCGGACCTCAGCGTCATGCGCATTGGCGGCGCCACTCCGCTCGCGGTCCCCGGAACCGCGAAGCAGTGGAGTGGTCCCCTGCCTTCGCGCTGGGGCACCTACTGACCCAAAGGCTTGCAGCGCCCGCCTGCCTGTCCCCCTGCCAGGAAGGACGGATTCCCCGCGAGCCGGGCCCGTGCCGCCGCGTCCAAGGTTCCCGGAGGCGCCCGTCGTTCGCATGTTTCCGGTGGGGATGCTGGGCTCGCGCTGTCGGGGGAAAAGGGATGCCTCGGTGGATGC
This Corallococcus silvisoli DNA region includes the following protein-coding sequences:
- a CDS encoding helix-turn-helix transcriptional regulator; the protein is MTTPHENLLGIFLKDRRAKLDPVAFGFGSTRRRTRGLRREEVAQRANVSATWYTWLEQGRGGAPSADVLERVARALMLTPAEREHLFLLAQRRQPEVRYQEPGSVTPRLQRVLDSLEFSPAYVKTSAWDVVAWNRAAVAVLTDYAALPPGQRNILRLLFRDPHVRARPVHWESHARLAVAAFRLETARAGAHENARALVDELCRSSADFAAMWFDNDVSAHGEGTKYVEHPRVGTLALDYSSFAVDNQPDLGLVIYTPVTPDDMERVRSLVLG
- a CDS encoding SDR family oxidoreductase, which translates into the protein MRVFLTGATGFIGSAIVRELLANGHQVLGLARSDEAASKLAKEGAEALRGELSDTSGLAAAARACDGVIHTAFIHDFSAYVAAAETDRRAVEALASALEGSGKPFVSTSGTALLGPGQLRTEADAPLPESPRAAAEKLVLASAGRGVRASVVRLPPSVHGAGDHGFVPALIATARRKGFAAFVGEGANRWPSVHRLDAARLFRLALEKAAPGTPLHATAEEGIPMRDIAGTLGEGLGIPVRGITADEAPAHFDWMAAFVAIDNPTSSARTRDAMGWQPRESGLLKDMRDSGYFTP
- a CDS encoding serine hydrolase domain-containing protein, with the protein product MHHPFVAALFCALLTAPFAAPAANTEQTRRLDTQLERNRARYGIAGQAVLIRHNGELVYQAARGEKDIQSHAPVSADTVFDAYSLAKLLTSTLVMQLVEQGHLDLDAPVSQYLPNLPVAWQTIHVRHFLNHSSGVPEYFEIHDGIVASKGNAGFPPTLDAVFASLSDTPMQFATGGGNRYTQTNFLVLTALLQAHYRQPYAAIVRQRILQPLRLRNTWLGPSGVPAARLATAYIGKDGALQREDDIAWPTYAQGHAGLHTTVGDLDRFLQALAAGKLVRRATLQTLLQPQQLSTGRDSGFVSGWETGRSGAYRQMGHDGGTRVRARLLFKDTLAGDTWTFVYFTNGSARNVWSRTLVDSTMAQVAPRLFPRETLSERMFTHALSDDGSDDAALKTWLRDGSGITADDLERELNGAGYAIRENLGNRPALKVFTLNTQLHPQSANAWDSLAECHAALGDAATAAELYAKSRQLAEAAKAKPQP